Part of the Novosphingobium sp. ZN18A2 genome, GCGTCCTCGCGGCTTGCCGTTCGGGGGGTTTGCCGCTAAGCGCGCCCGCAAAGATGGCGGGTCCGATGGGCCGGCCGATACCCCCTGCACGAAAGCACCGTTTCCATGTCCGCCGCAGCCTTGCGCAATATCGCCATTATCGCCCACGTCGACCACGGCAAGACCACGCTGGTGGACCAGCTGTTCCGCCAGTCGGGCACGTTCCGTGAAAACCAGCGCGTGGAAGAACGCGCGATGGATTCGAACGACCTGGAAAAGGAACGCGGGATCACCATCCTTGCGAAGTGCACCAGCGTTGAATGGAACGGCACGCGCATCAACATCGTCGACACCCCCGGCCACGCGGACTTCGGCGCCGAAGTTGAGCGCATCCTGTCGATGGTCGACGGCGTGATCCTGCTGGTGGACAGCGCGGAAGGCGCGATGCCGCAGACCAAGTTCGTCACCGGCAAGGCGCTGGCGCTGGGCCTGCGCCCCATCGTCGTGGTCAACAAGATCGACCGCCCGGACGGCCGCCCGCAGGAAGTGCTGGACGAGGTGTTCGACCTGTTCGTCAGCCTTGACGCGAACGACGAGCAGCTTGAATTCCCGCACCTCTATGCTTCTGGCCGCAACGGCTATGCCGGTGAAGATGAAAGCGTGCGCGAAGGCACGCTGGACCCGCTGTTCCGCACGATCGTGGATCACGTCCCCGCGCCGGGGCTGGACGACAGCGGGCCGTTCACCTTCCTTGCCACGCTGCTGGACCGCGACAACTTCATGGGCCGCGTGCTGACGGGCCGCGTCCAGTCGGGCACGATCCGCGTGAACGACCCGATCCGCGCGCTCGACATGGACGGCAACGTGGTCGAAACCGGCCGCGCGTCAAAGCTGCTTTCGTTCCGCGGGCTTGAACGTGTGCCGGTGGACGAGGCGCGCGCGGGCGACATCATCGCGCTGGCCGGGCTTGAAAAGGCAACCGTTGCCAACACCATCGCCGATCCCGCCGTCAGCGAACCCATCGCCGCGCAGCCGATCGACCCGCCGACGCTGGCCATGCGCTTTGCCGTCAACGACAGCCCGATGGCCGGGCGCGAGGGCGACAAGGTGACCAGTCGCATGATCCGCGACCGCCTGCTGCGCGAAGCGGAAACCAACGTTGCCATCCGCGTGACCGAATCCGCCGACAAGGACAGCTTCGAAGTGGCCGGGCGCGGCGAATTGCAGCTGGGCGTGCTGATCGAGACGATGCGCCGCGAAGGCTTTGAACTGGGCATCAGCCGCCCGCGCGTTCTGTTCCAGACCGACGAGAGCGGCGCGCGGACAGAACCTTACGAAACCGTCGTGATCGACGTGGATGACGAGTTTTCGGGCACGGTCGTTGAAAAGATGCAGCGCCGCAAGGCCGAGCTGACCGAGATGAAGCCTTCGGGCGTGGGCAAGACCCGCATCACCTTCTCCGCCCCCTCGCGCGGGCTGATCGGCTATCACGGCGAGTTTCTTTCGGACACGCGCGGCACCGGCATCATGAACCGCCTGTTCGAGAAATACGGCCCCTACAAGGGCGCGATCGAAGGCCGCATCAACGGCGTTCTGATCTCGAACTGCACCGGCGAGGCGGTGGGCTATGCGC contains:
- the typA gene encoding translational GTPase TypA, with protein sequence MSAAALRNIAIIAHVDHGKTTLVDQLFRQSGTFRENQRVEERAMDSNDLEKERGITILAKCTSVEWNGTRINIVDTPGHADFGAEVERILSMVDGVILLVDSAEGAMPQTKFVTGKALALGLRPIVVVNKIDRPDGRPQEVLDEVFDLFVSLDANDEQLEFPHLYASGRNGYAGEDESVREGTLDPLFRTIVDHVPAPGLDDSGPFTFLATLLDRDNFMGRVLTGRVQSGTIRVNDPIRALDMDGNVVETGRASKLLSFRGLERVPVDEARAGDIIALAGLEKATVANTIADPAVSEPIAAQPIDPPTLAMRFAVNDSPMAGREGDKVTSRMIRDRLLREAETNVAIRVTESADKDSFEVAGRGELQLGVLIETMRREGFELGISRPRVLFQTDESGARTEPYETVVIDVDDEFSGTVVEKMQRRKAELTEMKPSGVGKTRITFSAPSRGLIGYHGEFLSDTRGTGIMNRLFEKYGPYKGAIEGRINGVLISNCTGEAVGYALNGLEDRGILFVRPQDKVYEGMVIGENAKPDDLEVNPLKSKQLTNFRSTGKDDAIRLTPPRIMTLEQAIAYIDDDEMVEVTPKSIRLRKAILDPHERKKANRKKDVA